From uncultured Pseudodesulfovibrio sp.:
ACTTCGATGGGCACTCGTTCGGTAACTTCAAGGCCATATCCTTCCAATCCTACCATTTTCTTAGGATTGTTGGTCATGAGACGCATCTTGGACACGCCGAGTGACACGAGAATTTGGGCACCGGTGCCATACTCACGCATATCCGGCGGAAAGCCGAGTTTCACGTTGGCTTCAACAGTGTCATATCCTTGATCCTGCAGGTGATACGCCTTGATCTTGTTACCAAGACCGATACCGCGTCCTTCTTGACGCATATAAACGAGCACGCCCTTGCCTTCGTTGCGGATCATGCACATGGCATCGGCCAACTGGGGACCGCAATCGCAACGCAGGGAGCCAAACACGTCGCCGGTCAGGCACTCGGAGTGCACGCGGACCAGAGTTGGTTCGTCAGGATGGATATCACCCATGTACAAGGCAATGTGGGTCTTGCCGTCGGCTTCGGAGTTGAAGGCAGCAGACTTGAAGTTACCCCAGCGTGTAGGCAGCTTGGCTTCGCCAACCTTGGTCACGGACTGCCCGTCAAACTTCATGCGGTAAGCAATAAGATCAGCCACGGAACAAATCTTGAGATCATGCTTCTCGGCGTAGATTTCAAGGTCTGGCATACGCGCCATGGAACCGTCTTCGTTCATGATTTCGCAAATCACGGCAGCGGGTTTAAACCCGGCTAGACGAGCGATGTCAGAACCGCCTTCGGTCTGACCTGCGCGCACGAGCACACCGCCATCCTTGGCGCGAAGTGGGAAAATATGTCCGGGAGTCACAATGGAGTCCGGGGATGCGCCGTCTTCGACTGCGGCCAGCACAGTAGTGGCTCGATCAGCGGCGGAAATACCGGTGGTGACACCTTCGCGGGCCTCAATGGAGACCGTGAAATTTGTTCCGAATCCGGATTCGTTTTTCTTGGCCATGAGTTCAAGACCAAGGGCGTCAGCCATTTCATTATTCATGGGCAGGCAGATCAAACCACGACCATAGGTAGCCATGAAGTTGATCAACTCCGGTGTTACCGCTTCAGCGGCACAAACGAGATCGCCTTCATTTTCACGATCTTCGTCATCCACCATGATGACCATTTTGCCTTGGCGGATATCCTCAATGGCTTCTTCAATTTTGCACAGTGCCATGTCTTCGCACCTCAATATTATTTTTTCCCAACGTCCATGCTTAGGTCATGCCTATCGCACTCCCGTCGGGGACACATTACTTAACGTAAAAGACCACGGTGGGAAAGGGGAAAAATCTATGTTAAAAATTGTTACATATCAGACCGATGCAAAGTCGATGGACGCAAGCGAGCCTTAACAGCGTCTGTCTGCGTCACAAAATAGTCATTAAAAGACCAATAGCAATGAGTAAAATCAGACTAACGGGATTTGCCGTTCACTTTTAGGGATAAAGGAAAGAACCTGGTTTCTGCCATTCTTCTTGGCTCGATGCATAGTGTTATCGGCAGCGAGGACAAAAGCATCCCTCGTGCTCCCTTTGCAATTTTTTATCGATCGAAGATCGGCCACGCCGCAACTGATCGTTACTTTCACCTGTGGACCTTCCAAACTGATGTCGTTTACTTCCACGACCATACGGAGTTTTTCGGCCACCAAAACAGCCTGATCCGTCGATGTCTCAGGGAGTAAAACAGCAAATTCCTCTCCACCGTATCGTGCCACGATGTCCGAGGTGCGCACATTGGCCGAGAGCAGACGTGAGACTTCGGCCAACGCCATATCTCCAAGGGGGTGCCCAAAAGAGTCGTTAATCCTTTTGAAATGGTCTATGTCGATCATAATCATGGACAACGAATTGCCATATCTAAATGCACGGTCCACCTCTTCATCCAAACGGTCGAAAAACCAACGGCGGTTCGGCAATCCTGTCAAATCGTCGTGAGCCGAGAGCGTGGAAATCTTGTCGTGCGCTTCTTCAATCAATCGCATGAATCGCGTGGCGCAATAGAGTGACAAGCCAAGCACCATGGCCGCAGCTAATAACGGAACAATCTGCGCATAGGGTTGATCGGGATAAAACAACACAGGGAACACAGAAAGGACCAGCAGAGCCATTGAAACACCTGCATGGAACGTAAAAATACGCCATGCCGTTTTCCTGTTCTCCATTTTATTGATCATCGTCATTGATTGATTCCTTGTGGTGGCAAGTATGAGCGCACTGTATCAACATCGACAAAAAAAGAAAGACCGCCGTTCTGACACAAAAAGGAATCAGAACAGCGGCGGTATTAAAACCTTTTTCCATCTATGGGACATCATGCCAAGGCAAGCCCCCCAACAAGGGGACGTTCAAGTTCACTAATGCTGACATCTCGTTCGGCAGCCAGTCTATCAAGCAATCCCATTTGTCGTCTTGAGAGCGCGCTGCAATCAAGACTCCGACCAGCGTCATAAACTCCGACCACTTCTTCAATAACGGTGACACTGTGGGCACGGCGGTGCCAATGAAGAATGTTGAGATAGTCGGCTTCATACTTGCCCCGATACTTCCACCCACCGCACCTATCCACCACCAACCGGCGTGACAGACACAAGCACAGCGGATCGATATTGCCAGGACGAATCATGGAGCCGGAATCGAACACCGGCAAAAACGGCTGGTCAAAGGCAAGCTGCGTGTCGATGCGACCGATAACCATCTCGGCATCGAAATGTTTAATATATTGACTCAGGGCATATGGCTTGATGACATTGTCATCATCCAGAAAAAGTATTTTTTCCCCGGAAGCCACCTTAAGCAGCATATCGCGGATGCCGTTGCCCCAGTCATTGTCTCTGGGCAAATTGAAAGCTCTGACCACATAGTCCGCCGTGGGAATTTTCCCTTTAACGCCGTCAAAGCCTATAAGAATTTCGATCTGCCCTTTCTCCAATCCAGCGAACCGGGCCGCCTCATCCACGGATGAAACCGCTTTTTGCAAAGCCTTGGGCCTGTTGCCGGTGGAGGGAATAATCACCGAAAAAAGTATATCGCCGTCCCTGGCCATATCCAATCTCCCTCCCCGCGTCCCTGCGGGTTTGAAGGGTCTCCCAACCCCTACATTTGTCTCCCGAAGCGCCGGATATAATCCGACGTTTCATGAAACTTATCGGTGAAGTTTAAACAATCTTTAGGGGTAAGTGAAAATTTTGCTTCAAGTAGCAGGTCCGAAGAAAGAAGGGAAAGCAAGCCGTGTTCCGCAACGGCTACGAAAGGGAAAAGGATATCTTTTTTGGAGGGGGCGTTGCGTGCTTTCGCAGTGAAGATGCAAACGGTATTTTTACAAAGGTTTCGCCTTTACGGCGACCTTTTTTTTTGAGGCGAAAAAAAGGAGGCAAAAAACGCCTTTTTCGTTGTGCGCCTGATAGCGGACCCAAGAGCCTGTACGCGGCTTCATTGCCCGACAGAATTGTCTGTTGCACAGACTCGGTCGGGCTACGTTACGCCGCGCGGGACAGGCTCTAAGGCCCGCTATCAATTGTTCGTCGATGTAAGAGATTTTTGGGTGTAGGTGTTCATCTTAGATTCTAAGTTCTTCGATATCACACATATTTTTGAATCTCCATGTCATCGTGACCAATTTATTTTTCATCATAAGTATTCGCTTTTGATTCCAAGCTCTTCGTTATCCATAAAGGGCCTTGGGGTGCTCCAGCACCCCAACACCGCTCTCCCTCCGAAGCCAATTTCTTCCCCTCCCAACCAGACGAAGACGGGAACCAGCCCTTGATTGGCGGCTTAGAAGCTGACCAATCGAAGGAGGCGGCTCTGATAAGGGAATTAGATAATTTATCTTAAACTGAGGGATAAAGGGAGAGGCAGGGCTTATGCTTTTAATCGGGTGGAGCCGACTCGATTGGATCAGATTCTTGCCGCAAATCATGGGGGCGGCCAAACTAGCGCAAGCGACCTTTTTTGCTCCTTTTTTGGGCGCTGCCAAAAAAGGAGGCCCGCCCGGCAGGGCATGGAAAACGTTGGGTGCTTCAGCACCCAACAATGACTTTCGCCGAAGGCGCATCTTCAAAGAAAAAGGCCGCATAAAAGCGGCCCTTCCTTATTTCTTATTTCCCGTCGGGGTTTAAACCCCGACTGCTTTAATTATTCATCGAAGCAAAAATCCCTCGCCATAACAACCCTACAAAACCGCCTGTTCAAGGTCTGATTATGATGACCCACAATCTGTTCCCCCGTGAGTACTCCATTGTCGTATGAAGTATGCGCATCGCCGATCAAAACATTTTTATAACCATGGGCCAAAGCACTTCGAATAGTGGTATCCACACAACATTCAGTCTGAAGCCCACAGAAGACAAGTCTTTTGGCCCCGAGACTTTTGAGGTTGGCATCAAAATCAGTTTTCCAGAATGCGTCATAAGAGGATTTGAAGGAAACGAGGTCGCCATTCTGCGGGGCTATTTCAGATTTGAACAACCAGTTGTGGGAGTCCTTTTCAAATTCAGATCCCGCCTCTTCGGTGGTGTGCTGAATGTAGTGTACTGGAATATTGCTTTTACGGGCCGAAGTAATAAGGCTTTCAATGGTTTTGAGAACGCGGTCGCCTTCAAAGGGGATTTCGCCGGGGGTCTCAAACATGATGTTCTGAACATCTATGACAACGAGAACGGTCTGGTTGGCCATCAATTCTGCTCCTGATGTAAGGTATTCGTATCAAAAAAGGCACGCTTTGCAGCGTGCCTTGTGTATTTATTAAAATCCGTGTTCCCGAAGATAATCCATGGTGATGCCGGGCTTGGTTTCGCCTGCCCCTTTGTCCCCGACCCATGGAGTTACCATGCGCTCGACATATTTGCCGATGATGTCGGTTTCCATGTTGACCGTTGTGCCGGGGGACCAACCTCCGATGGTTGTCACCTTTTGGGTCTCGGGAATGATGTTTACTTCAAGCCACGTAGGAGCGCAGTCGTTGACGGTGAGACTGATACCATCCAATGTAATAGAGCCTTTGGGGATGACGTATTTGCCGTGCACGGCATCAAAAGCGAGGCGGTAGATTTTTGATTCACCGGAAGGACGAATCTCGGCGACCTCAGCCATGCAGTCCACATGGCCGGACACGATGTGCCCGCCAAAACGATCTCCCATAGCCATGGCGCGTTCAAGATTGACGGAGGATCCCATGCGCAATGTACCAAGGCTGGTGACAGAGGTGGTTTCTTTGGAAGCGTAGCAGGTGAACCAACCATCGCCAAAAGTTTCCACGGTCAGGCAGACGCCGTTTACCGCAATGGATTCACCCAGTTCGATGTCGTTGAGATCAAATAACGCCTTAATGCGGAATCGCGTTTCAGCTCCCCGATTCTCGGCGGCTTCGATACGCCCCATACCCATGACCAGTCCTGTGAACATAATAATCCTCGCTGTTGTCTGGCGCTCTTGTATCAGGGTGCGGAGCGGGTGTAAATCCGGGATCAATGAAGATAACGACGGACGAGATCCTTATAAACAGAGGAACTGCGTACCCGGTCAATAGCTTTTTGAAACCGATCAACCAGCGTGTCAGGAACGTCTTTGCTGAAGGCGTAATAGGATCGCATTTCAGAAATTTTCCACACGGCTTTGAAGTTGTCTGGGGCGAGGCCCATCTCACGAATAGTCTTGTCGAAAGTCCGCGCTTCCAACGAAATGAGATCGACTCTTGATGATGCAAGCATATCAATGCAGGCCTGTACGGATTTGAGAGACTTGATGCGGACTATGTGACTTTTTTTTGCGAGTAGCCCTTCCGAAGCATAGCCTTTGACAATGCCAACGGATAGTCCTTGAGCATCTGTGAAAGACTGTAAGGTGATGGGAGAGTCTGCCTTTGCATAAAAGAAAGTTGTGGAGAGGGCGATCGGCCCGGCCCATTTGAAAAGTTTTTCTCGTTCTGGTGTTCTGAGCATGGAAAAAAGGACAATGTTTTTTTCGGATTCAAGCATTTCGTAAGCACGAGTCCAGGGAAGGAAATGAAGAGGCTGTGGTGTGATGTTTATTTCCTTCCATATTACTTTCAGGAGGTCGACGGCCAATCCTGTCTGATGATTATTATCCGTATAGTTATATGGTTTGAACTCTTCAGTCAGGTATGCGAGGCGAGTTGCCGGATCAGGTGTTGACTGCGCATGACTTGTGACCACCTGAAGGCAAACGAGGATGATGAACACAACCACATGTCGAAGTATGTTGAGCATACCTTTTCTTTACGATGTGTGCGGGGGTGTGACAAGGGGGTTATAATTTTTAGTTATCTTGTGAAGGGTAGGAAAGCGGTACATCCGGGTCTTTGAAAAGGTATATGGAGGTCATGTCGATCAGAGCATTATATAGGCGGTTTTGTTCAACGTGGGGCCTACCGGTGGCTACCGAGTGCATGGTCTCTTCGAACGCGTTGGCGACCACCTGAGCTGCCGCCTCCATGTCGGTGATGCGGAGGCGGTCGCTCATGGTTTCGAAAAATTGACTCAGCTTCGTGGTTGCGTCGTTGAATTCGGTTGCAGCATATTCCTGAAAGTCTTCATCAATGTACTGCATGGAAAGCATAACCCTTAAAAGTTCTGGGGAATGATGATGTGCTTCGTGTCCCATCTTGACGATGTGACTGATCACTTCCCTGCCCGTAGCTCCCTCCTTAATCTTGCGGGTGAGCGTCTTGAATATGGACTGGTCGATTTCGATCAGATGCTGGTTGATTATTTCAAACAGAATTGCTTTTTTATCAGTGAAATAGGCGTAAAAAGTTCCAACAGAAACACCTGCTCCTTTGGCAATTCCCTTGGCATTTGTGCCATGGAACCCCTTTGCGCCGAATTCTGCCATGGCCGCATCCATAAGCCGTTTTTTCTTTTCGATACTTCGGGTCTGCTGAGGAACCCTGATAGAGTTTTGTTCGTTCATTGTTTGCTCCGAGGCGAAAGTACCCTGCAAGAGGTTCGGTATCAACCCTTTCTGAGGACGACGGCGTGACTGAAAAATATGGACGGCAGACTGTCCAGTTCAAATCCCGCCTTGATGGCAGCAGCGACTTCTTCACGATAGTTGTTGGGAGAGACGTGAAATTTCGGTTCGACAAAAAGCATGTGCCCATTGCGTTTGATGCATTGCGCCATGCGGTGAAAGTAGATGTCGATATCAGGAACTTCGTGCGCCATGTATGCAGAAAGGACGAAGTCCGCTTTTGGGAGCACTCCGATGTCATTTGCATCGCATTTCCACGTTTCCACTCGTCTGTGTAAGCCTGCTCGTTCTACCTTTTCCTCCAGCTTGGCTAATGCTTCAGCCTGAAGGTCCACAGCAATGACCTTGCCAGTTTCTCCTACCATGCGTGCTAACGCCATGGTGAAAAAGCCGACCCCGCATCCTGTGTCAATAACCGTCATGCCCGGGGTAACCATATGGCCGAACATTTTTTTGGGTGGCTGGGCGAGTCCCCGTATCGGATTGTCCAAGGTCCATTGATTGCGCCATGACATGACGTGGTTGCCTTGTTCTCTATATGCGTAGTTCATGAATGCCTCCTTGGCGTTTGTTCATAAAATACAAATATGAGGTCGGGTTCATATTGTCAATATAAAAAATGAACCTTAGTTCATGTTTCTATACTGAAAGATTATTTTGTCCGTAAAGTCAACATGATATCCGATCCTGTTGTTTCCGTTTTGATGATACGGAAGTCTACTGAATCAGCCATGGAGATGGATTTGCGGCCAGAGTAAGCCGCTGGAGCGGTGTTGTCGCCAAGTATGCGAGGGGTCACGAAATGGACGAGTTCATCGGCTAGTCCCTGTTGGATGAGGGCCATGGAAAATCTTCCACCACCTTCGCACAGGGTGTAATGACATCCTTTTTCGTAGCGGAGTCGTTCGAATCCGCAGGAGAGAGCCAGGCCTCCAGGGTGTCCCGGCAGGGGCCAGACCGAGGTGCCTCGGCTTCGCAGACGGTCAGCGGCTTCACTGTGGGCGGCTGTTTCGGTGGTCATGAAAATAGCACGTTCTGGACGTTTCCGAAGCAGGGTGTGTGCCGCCGGATCTTCAGGGAGTCGTGACGTGACGACTACGCCAAAGGGTTGGATAAAATCTGGTGGTAATTGTTCCGAGCGACAGTTCAGACTCGGGTTATCGGCGTAGAATGTGGTTCCTCCGACGACGACGGCTCCGACCATGCCACGCAGATCGTGGACACGGGCAAAAGACTCCGGGCTGGAAACCGGTTCAGGTTTTTTTGCGCTGGATGCGATTTTCCCGTCCAGCGTCGCAGCCATTTTAATGATGTTGAATGGGGAATGCGAGTCCTGCCAGAGCAAAAAGTCGGCAATGAGGTCTTTGCATTGCTGCTCAAGGACACCCACCACGATTTCGATACCGTGACTTTGCAGTTTTTCCACGCCGCCAGCGGCAACGGGGTTGGGGTCACGAGTGCCGATAACGACTTTGGTGATGCCTGCTTCAATGATGGCTTCGGTGCAGGGAGGGGTCTTGCCGTGGTGGTTGCATGGCTCAAGGGTGACGAACATGGTCAGCCCTGTTGGATCGACGCCTTTTTTACTGGCATGGGCCAGACATTCCCGTTCCGCATGAAGTTGGCCGTATCGAGTATGCCACCCTCGGGCGACGATTTGGTCGCCGTCCACGAGGACCGCTCCGACGCAGGGATTGGGCGCAGTGGTGCCGCGTCCTTGATAGGCCAGGTCTATGGCCTCGGCCATGAATTGCTCGTCTTTAGATGAATTCGCCTTCCATGAACACATAGTTCACTCCAGCCTCGGCGAGCATCTCTTCGGACAACTCGTCAGGGTAGTTTTCGGAAAAATAGATGTTTTTCACTTCGCAATTGATGAGCATCTTGGTGCACAGGATGCACGGCTTGGTAGTGCAGTAAATGTCGCATCCTTTAAGGTCCAGATTGTGCGTGGCTGCCTGAATGATGACGTTTTGTTCGGCGTGGAGCCCCCGGCACAGCTCGTGGCGTTCGCCAGACGGAATGTTAAGCTTGTCGCGAAGACATCCGACTTCTTCACAATGGGCTATATTGGTGGGAACACCGTTGTAACCGGTGGCAAGGATGCGTTTGTCGCGTACGGCAATGGCACCCACTGCGCGGCGGGTGCATGTGGAGCGCTGGGCCACCAAATGGGCAATGCGCATGAAGTATTCAGGCCAGGGCAATCTGTTCGACATGGAAGCTCCTCGAACGGTCAAGATGTGGAAACCGGTTTGATTTATCTATCATTTCTTACAAGGAAAGGAAACGGTGCAAATGGCTATACCCATGCTCCGTGACAGCGATTATTGAAGGTCATACAGTCATTGTTAAAAAAGGATCGCCCCCGGACCGGGGTGCGGAATCTAGATACCTCAGCCGCCGCCGGAGCCGCAGCCTGAATCCTGTAACGCATCGAGGTTGAGGCCACCGCCGTCAGTTTGTACGGCGCAAGCACTCATGAGTTTTTCTGTTTTTTCCGAGCCACATTTGGGGCAGGCCACAGTGGCGTCTTGAGAAAAGACAAGTTCTTCGAACTCATTGTCGCATTTTTTGCAGATGTATTCGTATATGGGCATTGGGTTACCTTGGATTGACGTTCAAATTGTGTCCTGTTCAAATGTGAGACTTTTGTCCACGATGTCAAGGAATGTCACTTGCACATTGCACGTATTTTGTGCAATATGTGTGCACGAATATGCACAAAAGTGGCTTTGAGCGTGAAGAGCTTTTTGAATTATTCTTTTAAATCGGACTGTTAAAATGTTGGCACGGTGTGTGCTTAATAAGTAGCAGAAGATCACACACTCTCTTCATCCTGATTGCAAAAAACATTTTAATATTTTCGGAGGAACAATGAACAAAAAGAACATCACCATCACGGCTTTGGCAGCTGTCCTGGTCCTGAGCATGGCCGCAATGGCTATGGCCGGTCAAGGGTATGGACATGGAAAGAGGGCTGGAAACGGTTGCGGCAGTAACGGCGTATACAGTCAGCTGACCCCGGAAAAGCAGGCGGCGGTCGACAAGATCTTTGATAAGTACCAGCCCAAATTCACCGAGCTGCGTGATCAGATGTGGGCAAAACACGCCACTTTGCAGGCCATGGTTAATGGCGGCAATGCTGATGAAAAGAAGATCACCAAGTTGACAACCGACATGACTAAGCTGCGTGACCAGATGCGCGACACCCGTGATTCCATGCGTGCTGAACTCGAAAAAGAAACCGGTATCGTAGCATTCAACGGTCGTGGTCCCGGACAACGTCAGGGACGTGGATATAATGGCGATTGTTATGGTCAGGGACGTGGCGACGGATATAACTGCAACGGTCAGGGCCCTCGCTTTAACTAGATAATATTTCCTATAACCAGGAAAACAGGACGCTTGCGGGACGGTCTGCCACGGTGGCGGCCGTCCCGCAAATAATAATAAACTTCAAATAGCTTCACGCGTAGAACTCGGAACAGTGGAGTATGCATCTTTTTGAGGAGGCATTTTGACCATGAGGAAAATTACATCCCTGACAGGCCTTTTGTCTTTTCTCATCACGCTGTTGACCAGCGTGATTTTGTACGTTGTACCTGAGGGGCGCGTGGCCTACTGGGCTGACTGGCATTTGCTTGGTTTAACCAAAACCCAGTGGGGGGACATCCATACTACCGTGGGAACGCTTTTCTTGGTCGCCATGTTCCTGCATATTTGGTTAAACTGGAAACCACTCATGGCCTACATGAAAAATCGTGCCCGGGAATTCGTGGTTCTGACAGTTCCCATGGTTATCAGTCTGGTTCTGACGCTTTTCGTACTTGTCGGTACGTTGCTCGGCCTGCCACCCATGCAACAGTTGCTCGATTTTTCTGCGGAGATAAAAGAAGAAGCCACGACGACTTATGGCAATCCTCCATATGGTCACGCAGAAACAAGTCCGCTCATGAAATTTTGTGGTTTTCTCGGTCTTGATGCAGCAAAAGCCGTGGAAACTCTTCACGCTGCCGGATATGATTCCACCATTAACGAGCAGTCACTGATCAAGGACATAGCCCGTTCCAAGGGTGTAAGCCCGCAGCAGGTGTATGACACGATTCGTGGTGGTCAGGACGTTGATTTGTACGAGGGAATGCCCGCTGTTCCACCCGCCGGCACCGGCAAGCTTAAGGTGGGAAATGTGTGCAAGACATATGGTCTTGATGTTGACGAAGTCCTTGCGAAGCTTAAGGCCGCAGGCATGGATGCTACTTCTGAGAGTTCCTTCAAGTCTCTGGCCGAGAAGTACGATAGTACTCCCAAAGATGTTTACCTGATTATCAAAGGCAAGTAGCAGTATATGGAAGTTGTTCATTCCGACGGAAAGGAAAAAGGACCTTTGGTCGCCCTTGTCCTGGCACTTATTGTGTTGGGAGTGGGAAGTCTCTATTTGACTTGGCGATCCATTGCACAGCAGCGCAAGATCGTCGAGGATCATATGATCATGACCGGCAACTCCATCCTGCGCGGCGTGGATAATAATATATTACGTATTGCCCGGAATTTACGAATGACACCTCAGTCGCCCGAACTTTTTCAGGCGATGTCCGAGGAATTGTTTGCTGAACTGACCAAATCCGAAGATATAGTGTTTATTACTCTGTTCGGCGAAGATGGTCGTCCTCTGGTTTCTTCTGCCGTAGAAGATACTCCCGTGTTTAGTCTGCCCGATTCCGTGACCAGCGATATTGAGACTGGCAGGGCGTGGCATGTGATGGCTCAGGTGGGCAAGAAAAGTGTGCTCATCTCCGGGTTGCGTGCTCGACCTGGTATATCCACTTTGAGCGGCATGCCTCCTTTTGTTGAAGATGGTGAACATGGTTCAAATCATATGCCGCGTCGAGGCCAAGGCCAAGGGCAGGGCATGCGGCATGGTATGCAAAGAGAGCCAGAAGAACCGCCGGTTTTTCTGGTGGTAGGACTCAATGCGGAGAAGCATCTGGCCCAGTTTCGCCAGTATCGTCGAGCGGCCACGTATCAAACAGGATATGTTTTTCTTGCCGCAGTTGTTCTTTGGTCGTTGGCGTTTGCTTATCTGCGCCGTCGAGGAGCCAGCCGTCAGCTGATTCGTCTAGAACGGTTCCAGAGCAAATTGCTCGACAACATGCCCGACGGTCTTGTTACTTTGGCCGAGAGTGGAGAGGTCTTGGCCGCCAATCACTCGGCCAAGAAGCTTCTTGCTCCTGAAGGAGAAGAAGGTGCGCCCGAGATTATCGGTACCAATTGGCATGATTTTGATTTTGGAAAGACCCATGACGAAACCGGCCTTGCTGTGCCGTATGAGTGGGAGCAGTTTGACTATCAGGGCCGTCAGCTTGAAATTCTGACGTTGCCGTTTCAGGAATATGACGATGGTGGAGCTCCTGAGCTCGGTCAACGGCTTGTGCTCATACGCGATCGCACCCAGCTTCGGTCGCTCGAAGAAGATTTGAACGAGGCCAAGCGGCTGGCGGAAATCGGTTCTCTGGCCGCAGGAGTGGCTCATGAGGTGCGCAATCCGCTGAGTTCATTGCGTGGTTTTGCCCAGTTGTTTGCCACCAAGCTCAAGGGGCAGGCCCCACTTGATCAGTATGCCGCTGCCATGGTGCAGGAGGCGGACCGTCTGAATCGAGTTGTTACTGATTTGCTTTATCTGGCCCGTCCGCGTCAGCTTGACCCCATGGAGATCGATTTATCTACGCTTGGAGATTCCATCAAACAGCTCATGCGGTTTGATTTCCAGGACAAGGAAACCGTGGCGGAGTTCAATTTTGGCCCGGAAACGGTCTTTGCGGATCAGGACGCGCTCAGACAAATCCTGCTCAACCTTATCACCAACAGCCTTGATGCCATCGAGGGATGCCCGGAGTGCGCGAAACCGGGGCATATTTTGCTGACTTCGGTTCAAGGCAAGGATGGCGTCTGGCTTATTGTGGCTGACAATGGACCGGGTATGGACCCCAATCTGGAAGGCGACGTATTCAAGCCGTTTGTGACCGGCAAGAAGACCGGTACAGGTCTTGGACTTGCCATTGTCCAGAATATCATGCGGGCGCATAAGGGCGACGTTGTTATTCACTCCGAACCGGGTGAAGGGACCGAGATGAAACTTTTTTTCCCGAAGAATACCGAAAGCGATAGCTAAGGAAGTAGATATATGACTGAAGAACGTATTGTTCTCGTTGTTGACGACGAGCCAGGCCACCGAATGATGGTCCGTGCCGTTCTTGAGGAAGAATACTGGACAGTCCTCGAAGCTGATTCTGGCGAACAGGCCTTGCAGGTCTTGGCCGAGGAAGCCGAGTCGGACACATTTCCCGATGTGGCCATGGTGGACATGAAAATGCCCGGTATGGACGGTATGCAATTGCTCAAGGAATTGCAGATTCGACGTCCGAGTATGCCTGTGGTTTTGTTGACGGCCTTTGGTAGTGTCGGCAGTGCCGTTGATGCCATGAAAAAAGGGGCTTTCGACTATTTGACCAAACCCGCTGACAATGACGAGTTGACGGCGGTTATCGGTAAAGCCTTTGAATATCACAAGTTGCTTGAGGAGAATGTACGACTTAGGGCCGAGGTAAGCGGCGAGGCCGATTTTATTGGTGCCAGCCCCGGCATTGAGCGGGTGCG
This genomic window contains:
- a CDS encoding ATP-binding protein, with translation MEVVHSDGKEKGPLVALVLALIVLGVGSLYLTWRSIAQQRKIVEDHMIMTGNSILRGVDNNILRIARNLRMTPQSPELFQAMSEELFAELTKSEDIVFITLFGEDGRPLVSSAVEDTPVFSLPDSVTSDIETGRAWHVMAQVGKKSVLISGLRARPGISTLSGMPPFVEDGEHGSNHMPRRGQGQGQGMRHGMQREPEEPPVFLVVGLNAEKHLAQFRQYRRAATYQTGYVFLAAVVLWSLAFAYLRRRGASRQLIRLERFQSKLLDNMPDGLVTLAESGEVLAANHSAKKLLAPEGEEGAPEIIGTNWHDFDFGKTHDETGLAVPYEWEQFDYQGRQLEILTLPFQEYDDGGAPELGQRLVLIRDRTQLRSLEEDLNEAKRLAEIGSLAAGVAHEVRNPLSSLRGFAQLFATKLKGQAPLDQYAAAMVQEADRLNRVVTDLLYLARPRQLDPMEIDLSTLGDSIKQLMRFDFQDKETVAEFNFGPETVFADQDALRQILLNLITNSLDAIEGCPECAKPGHILLTSVQGKDGVWLIVADNGPGMDPNLEGDVFKPFVTGKKTGTGLGLAIVQNIMRAHKGDVVIHSEPGEGTEMKLFFPKNTESDS
- a CDS encoding zinc ribbon domain-containing protein, with the translated sequence MPIYEYICKKCDNEFEELVFSQDATVACPKCGSEKTEKLMSACAVQTDGGGLNLDALQDSGCGSGGG
- a CDS encoding cytidine/deoxycytidylate deaminase family protein, which codes for MSNRLPWPEYFMRIAHLVAQRSTCTRRAVGAIAVRDKRILATGYNGVPTNIAHCEEVGCLRDKLNIPSGERHELCRGLHAEQNVIIQAATHNLDLKGCDIYCTTKPCILCTKMLINCEVKNIYFSENYPDELSEEMLAEAGVNYVFMEGEFI
- the ribD gene encoding bifunctional diaminohydroxyphosphoribosylaminopyrimidine deaminase/5-amino-6-(5-phosphoribosylamino)uracil reductase RibD, encoding MCSWKANSSKDEQFMAEAIDLAYQGRGTTAPNPCVGAVLVDGDQIVARGWHTRYGQLHAERECLAHASKKGVDPTGLTMFVTLEPCNHHGKTPPCTEAIIEAGITKVVIGTRDPNPVAAGGVEKLQSHGIEIVVGVLEQQCKDLIADFLLWQDSHSPFNIIKMAATLDGKIASSAKKPEPVSSPESFARVHDLRGMVGAVVVGGTTFYADNPSLNCRSEQLPPDFIQPFGVVVTSRLPEDPAAHTLLRKRPERAIFMTTETAAHSEAADRLRSRGTSVWPLPGHPGGLALSCGFERLRYEKGCHYTLCEGGGRFSMALIQQGLADELVHFVTPRILGDNTAPAAYSGRKSISMADSVDFRIIKTETTGSDIMLTLRTK
- a CDS encoding periplasmic heavy metal sensor, translated to MNKKNITITALAAVLVLSMAAMAMAGQGYGHGKRAGNGCGSNGVYSQLTPEKQAAVDKIFDKYQPKFTELRDQMWAKHATLQAMVNGGNADEKKITKLTTDMTKLRDQMRDTRDSMRAELEKETGIVAFNGRGPGQRQGRGYNGDCYGQGRGDGYNCNGQGPRFN
- a CDS encoding DUF4405 domain-containing protein, with protein sequence MRKITSLTGLLSFLITLLTSVILYVVPEGRVAYWADWHLLGLTKTQWGDIHTTVGTLFLVAMFLHIWLNWKPLMAYMKNRAREFVVLTVPMVISLVLTLFVLVGTLLGLPPMQQLLDFSAEIKEEATTTYGNPPYGHAETSPLMKFCGFLGLDAAKAVETLHAAGYDSTINEQSLIKDIARSKGVSPQQVYDTIRGGQDVDLYEGMPAVPPAGTGKLKVGNVCKTYGLDVDEVLAKLKAAGMDATSESSFKSLAEKYDSTPKDVYLIIKGK